The DNA sequence TTTGTTTTTCTCTCTTTTAAGTTCGCAAGATAAAGAACTTTGTGAATTCATTAAAACTCAAGATAGAGAAAAATACAATAAAATAATTGAAGTTCCAGTAACTTATAATAAACCAGATGAATATTTATTTAAAATTGCTGCTATAATCAATTCCCATTCAGATTTAATTTATCATGATTATCGCTTTAAAACTATTGAAGAATATGGCAAAAAAATAATAAAATTTTCACCTAAGATTGATGTTTATCTTCGAGATTTATTAAAAAATGGGTTGCTTTTAGAGTATATGAAAAGGCAAAAAATGGACATTGAAAAACCAGCAATGTATAAGAAAATATCTGAGTATATGGATATTGAAAATAAATATGCTAACATAGGATATTTTTTGTGTGGATTTTATTTTAATGGAAATAAAAATATAAAATATAATAGCAAAATATATAAAGATTATAATCACTTTGTCAATTCAATTATCACTGATGAAAACATAAATGAAGTTGCTGATTCTTTTCAAAAAGATTGTTTTATAATCAGTTGGCAAATATCATCTAATAACGATGATCTATCAATTTATGAACGCTTTTTACATGTTATAAATATGTTTGATGAGAAAAAAAGAACATATTTAAAAGAATTGAAAATAGAAAAAAACATTGGTTAATTTTTATTACTATTTAATTGCTTTAAATTATTATAGGCTTTTTTATTCATTAAATATAATCTTTTGCCTTCTTTTTCTAGTACAATGGTAGAATCAATACCATTAGCTAATTCAAATAACTGTTTTATTTTTTTTATTTCTTTGCGCGTTAATTTCATAAATCCCCTTTTTTATTATGGCGTTTTAGCAAAATTATAGTCATTTTAGCTTATATAAAATATGGAAAAACATATTTGTAATAGATGCGGAAATTCTGATCAACGTTTTTTTGGAATAAGAAATGGAGAAATTTACTGCCGTAAATGTTTAATGTTTCAAGGAGAAAAAGCAGATAATTCTTATATACCTAAATCTTGTAAAGCAAATATGAAATTTAAGCTATCTAAAAAGCAAGAAGAAATATCTTTAGGATTAATTGAAAATTTTAAAAATGGAAAAAATGCTTTACTTCATGCGGTAACTGGAGCAGGAAAAACTGAATTATCTTATGGGGTAATTGAATATGCTTTGAGTTTAAAAAAACATGTGGG is a window from the Firmicutes bacterium CAG:345 genome containing:
- a CDS encoding unknown (no significant homology to UniProt) produces the protein MKLTRKEIKKIKQLFELANGIDSTIVLEKEGKRLYLMNKKAYNNLKQLNSNKN
- a CDS encoding unknown (no significant homology to UniProt), giving the protein MSIIRGVEYNKLNDLLKDYDKRWRLFFSLLSSQDKELCEFIKTQDREKYNKIIEVPVTYNKPDEYLFKIAAIINSHSDLIYHDYRFKTIEEYGKKIIKFSPKIDVYLRDLLKNGLLLEYMKRQKMDIEKPAMYKKISEYMDIENKYANIGYFLCGFYFNGNKNIKYNSKIYKDYNHFVNSIITDENINEVADSFQKDCFIISWQISSNNDDLSIYERFLHVINMFDEKKRTYLKELKIEKNIG